The Panicum hallii strain FIL2 chromosome 5, PHallii_v3.1, whole genome shotgun sequence genome contains the following window.
gagacggcgcggcggcggcccgtggctcggcggcggcgcgtccaaAAGCTAGGGTTGGAGGGGATGCGGggtacggcggcggcagctaggGAAACCCTAGGCGCGGCAGGGCTTTGTAGGGCAGCTGCGGCgtcctggcgcgcgggcccgaggtGGAAGAGCTCGCCGGGAACCTcggaggccgttgcgccggggaggaagaagggaaggagggggatgacgggtggggtcgggcggtcaGCGAGAGAGGGAAAGAGGAGGGAGGGCAAGCGCGCGAGCGGCCGGCTCAGCTgggagagagtgggccggggcgcggcccacgcgggggaggaaGGGAGAGCGGAGGAGGTGGGCCTTGGGGAGACGCTGCGGCCcaggggaaaaagagagaagagaggcgctGGCTGAGGGGAGAAGGGGAGTTGGGCCGACGgggcccatgcgggagtgaggagaggaagggcccgagagagagagggaagtgggccgggctgggctgggagaaagagggtttgggctggctctttctcttcttttcttttcttttcctactcctaaactattcaaacaatctatttgaattcaaatgactTTGAACTCAAACCTTATaatttcaacacaaataaaaataatgctgcggcatgaatgcacaaacactttaaccctatgatatattttaattacttgcattataaaattactttaaatacgagataatttagagaagaccttggaaaatctatttaagccaaaataaattcattaaaaattaaagaatttacctcagggtgttacacctACGCAACACGGCGGAGGATGTGCAACGCCTTGCCACGAAGCCTTTTGGTTCATGCCCCACAGATGGCGAATTCGCGAAGATGACGGACTACGTCTCAGAATCCTTCCATGATCTCTTTGCGGGGGAATTGGAGTGCTTCAAGGTGGGTGTCCCCGAAGGGTGTGCCAAAGATGCCCACGGCGGGGAAACTCCTCCGAGCAGCCCCAACGACAGGGCCAGGGAGAGGAACCAAGCCCCAATGACGGGGCCAGGAAGAGGAACCACGTGGCTGGAGCTGCTGCGAGAGCAGTAGAAGGATCTCGAGGAGGCGCGCCTCTAGATAGAGCCGGAGCGCGCTAAACTCGAGCAAGAGATTGGACGCCGCGGGGACGGAGGGCGCGTGCGCCTGTGCTCGCGACATAAACCGAAGGATCCTCAAAGATGATGAGGATCCCCCACACTTTGCCTGGGCAAACTAGAACATTATCACTGCGGCGGCTTTGCTGGAAGGGCTCCCGGAGCAAGCAACGCCCGAGGGGCACCACTCTCACCAAAAGTTGTGCACGCTCAACGAGCGCGTGGTGCAACAACAGGCCGAGAGCTTGATATCTTGGCGACGCAGGCAAAATGCAGGCCAGCACCCATCCTGCGAGGCAGGGTGTCAAGGACGTGTCTGACGACAAAGCCCCATGAGAAGGAGAAGGTCCTGTGAATGCCCCCTTTCGAGGACGCCTTGGCACCGACCGTGACACACGCCAGACCATCAACACCTGGAGGCGCGGACACGAGGACGAGCAAGCGGCGGCGAGCTGAGGATATCACCCTCGCTGCGATGGACGCCATGACAGCAGCAAGAATAGAAGCCCGAGCCCCGACCCGTGGGTCCTAGGGTTTTCTACACGCGCATCCGCAGCACTTTGTTCCCGCCACGGTACCACCCTCCGACAAACATCACGAGGTACGCCGGGTATACGAATCCCGCCTTGTGGCTCGAGGACTACCGGTTCGCTTGTCGGGGAGGAGCGGTCGATGATGACTTCATCATCCGCAATTTGCCCTTGTCCTTGGCCAACTTGGCACGAACATGGCTTGAACATTTGCTAGCCGACCGGATTCACAGCTGGTCGGACGTGAGGGAAATCTTCATGGGAAAGTTCCAGGGCACTTACGAGTACCCCGGGAACCTATGGGATCTCAATGACTGCCGGCAGAGGCTGGGGGAAACTCTCCGTGAGTACATCTTGCTCTTCTCCAAGGAGTGCAACATGTTTCCCAACGTCTCTAACACTGATGTAATTGCGGCGTTCCTAACTAGAACCACCTGGGAGTCCCTAGTTCACAAACTAGGGCGCAAGAGCCCGCGGACCACCAAGGAGCTCCTTGATATCGCGATGAACCACGCCACGAACGAGGAGGTGGTCGAGATGATCTTCGATCGTGCCAAGGGCAAGGTGAAGCGCGATGAAAGCGCTGGCGAGGGCGACTCGAACAGCCCGGGGAACAAGACAAACAAGAGGAACAACGGGGGTTCCATTGTAGCTGCGGCCAACCAAAAGGGAGGCAGAGCAGCCGCTGGGGAGACTCCCGATCATTTCAAAAAGATGTTGTAGAAGCCGTGCCCGAACCACGCCTTCACCGTCAAGCATCTGTATAAGGACTGCGCCCTCATGAAGAATTATCTGTCAGGAGGTACTAGGAAGGGGGATCAAAAGAAGAGGCCCGAGCCGGCAGATGGTGACACCGAGGGGAAAGATAACAGCTTCCCCGAACCCAACGGCAGCCTCATACTATTCGGAGGCCTAGCTGCCTACGAATCCAAGCGCCGCCGGAAGCTCACACGACGGGAGGTCTACGCGGCTGAACCAGCGATGCCTGCGTTTCTCTAGTGGTCGGAGTCGGCCATCACCTTTGATCGATCCGACCATCCGAGCAGCGTCCCGCAACCAGGGAGGTGCCCACTCGTGGTCGACCTGATCATCAGCATGAAGCGCCTCACCAAGGTACTGATGGATAGGGGCAGCAGCCTCAACATCATATACGTGAAGaccctggatgccatgggcatcgaTCGGTCGCGCATTCAGCCGTTAGGGGTGCCATTCCACGGCATCGTGCCGGGAAAGCAAGCGATCCTGCTCGGGCAGATCGACCTGCCCCTAACGTTCGGGGATCCGACAAACTATAGGATGGAGACCCTATTGGTGGTCGGGTTTCACGGATCCTACCACGCCATATTGGGGCGACCATGCTACGTG
Protein-coding sequences here:
- the LOC112892552 gene encoding uncharacterized protein LOC112892552; the encoded protein is MKRLTKVLMDRGSSLNIIYVKTLDAMGIDRSRIQPLGVPFHGIVPGKQAILLGQIDLPLTFGDPTNYRMETLLVVGFHGSYHAILGRPCYVKFMAVPNYTYLKLKIPSLHGVITVSSSFNHAY